A genomic stretch from Terriglobus sp. RCC_193 includes:
- a CDS encoding response regulator produces MEATVLLIDDNAIQAATRQTILKRAGYFVIPILNPQRALQQFRDNDFPSEIQLVITDHIMPGMSGAEFVRELRILQPDLPVLVISGLEEAEDEYQSLNVTFRLKPLLPDNLLASVDRLVHCRIPERQHA; encoded by the coding sequence ATGGAAGCAACAGTACTTCTGATTGACGACAATGCCATTCAGGCCGCCACGCGACAGACGATACTTAAGCGCGCCGGGTATTTCGTCATTCCGATTTTGAATCCTCAGCGTGCTCTTCAACAGTTTCGCGATAATGACTTCCCCTCTGAAATTCAGCTTGTTATCACGGATCACATCATGCCCGGCATGAGTGGCGCCGAATTTGTCCGCGAACTTCGCATCCTGCAGCCGGATCTTCCTGTACTGGTCATCAGTGGTCTGGAAGAGGCAGAGGATGAATATCAGAGCCTCAATGTGACCTTCCGTCTCAAACCTCTGTTGCCGGACAATCTGCTCGCTTCCGTGGACCGCCTGGTGCATTGCCGGATACCGGAGCGCCAACACGCCTGA
- a CDS encoding protein kinase → MKHRVIEHYELVRKLGAGGSGVVYLANDTQLQRPVVLKLLQRGALTEEQMRTTYLREARLASAIDHPNVCSIYDVGESDDEAYIVMQYVPGKPLDKLIEGGPASVELVLSVGIQMADGLAAAHSLGIFHRDLKPANAILTDGGLVKILDFGLARRINMEDVEFDPARSNPRTPPPDAKYTARGGTLAYMAPEQFVTGQSSVQSDIFALGVVLYELLTGRHPFHRPDAPDFQSIRAIQFAEPPSIRGFAPNTPVELESTILHCLEKQPAARFASAVELRESLRTILKANELDSLVVPSASMPASASLDFKTPEEEKRSTGFLSMLAERFRESGGNEQQNTIVVLPFVNMGPANSAPLYGHALADAISARLARMQSLVVRPTSALMNVPARQLDPLSIGRKLVVQYVVAGSFLKGESGFDLNWQMLDVPAQAVRAGGSINVESFDLIAVQNEISTEIFGALRGSGTVRIGSAGRQQQEQQPHSLNEEVSEEYLQARAVLSTFMSRTGALEDLERARKLFEDVTLRDPSYAAAWTGLGVTHLQYARHGLGGQMHLLETRRALDKALSLDPASVEANLYRVYMLLSRGEKESARHGIAHLLQTAGNDWNVHRVAGMTLRSDGQYAEALREFGIALQQNPADAAVIYNHRARVLQYQNQLELADDELEKGLALEPKQPLLRISRGYQLMRLGRLSEAIDALEEVIAEDATMRIVFPTIAMCYVQLGDREKAATFIVDETMAAAEADSEMAYRLATYFAVDGEAGEALHWLRRAVYLGNENYPWFVINPAWAKLQGNSDFELILNDLKKIFKRNTKTWKRLLGQLAR, encoded by the coding sequence ATGAAGCACCGCGTCATTGAACACTATGAACTGGTCCGAAAGCTTGGGGCTGGCGGAAGTGGCGTGGTCTATCTGGCCAACGACACGCAGTTGCAGCGGCCTGTGGTGCTAAAGCTGCTGCAACGCGGCGCGCTGACAGAAGAGCAGATGCGGACCACCTATCTGCGCGAGGCGCGACTGGCTTCAGCGATTGACCATCCTAATGTGTGCTCCATTTATGACGTAGGTGAATCGGACGATGAAGCCTACATCGTGATGCAGTATGTCCCGGGCAAACCTCTGGACAAACTGATTGAGGGCGGACCCGCATCAGTGGAGCTGGTACTGTCCGTCGGTATCCAGATGGCGGACGGTCTGGCAGCGGCGCATTCATTAGGTATTTTTCATCGCGATCTGAAACCGGCGAATGCCATCCTGACCGATGGCGGTTTGGTGAAGATTCTGGATTTTGGCCTGGCGCGGCGCATCAACATGGAAGACGTGGAATTTGATCCGGCGCGTTCGAATCCGCGGACACCTCCGCCGGATGCGAAGTACACGGCGCGCGGCGGCACGCTGGCGTATATGGCTCCGGAACAGTTTGTTACGGGACAATCGTCAGTACAAAGCGATATCTTTGCGCTAGGCGTGGTGCTGTATGAACTGCTGACAGGACGGCATCCATTTCATCGACCGGATGCGCCGGATTTTCAGAGCATCCGTGCGATTCAGTTTGCCGAGCCGCCGTCGATCCGCGGGTTTGCGCCGAATACTCCGGTGGAACTTGAGAGCACCATCCTGCATTGTCTGGAGAAGCAGCCCGCGGCGCGGTTTGCTTCGGCCGTCGAATTGCGCGAGAGTCTGCGCACAATTCTGAAGGCGAATGAGTTGGATTCGCTGGTCGTACCCAGCGCCAGCATGCCTGCGTCAGCTTCGCTGGATTTCAAAACGCCAGAGGAAGAGAAGCGATCGACTGGCTTCCTGTCGATGCTGGCGGAGCGGTTCCGTGAGAGTGGCGGCAATGAACAACAGAACACCATCGTGGTTTTGCCGTTTGTGAACATGGGGCCTGCGAATTCAGCGCCGTTGTATGGGCACGCGTTGGCGGATGCGATCAGTGCAAGATTAGCGCGGATGCAATCGCTCGTGGTGCGTCCTACGAGCGCGCTGATGAATGTTCCGGCGCGGCAGCTTGACCCTTTGAGCATTGGACGAAAGCTGGTGGTGCAATACGTGGTGGCCGGAAGCTTTCTAAAAGGCGAGAGCGGCTTCGACCTGAACTGGCAAATGCTGGATGTTCCCGCGCAGGCAGTACGTGCGGGTGGTTCCATCAATGTTGAGTCATTCGATTTGATTGCCGTACAGAACGAGATCAGCACTGAGATTTTTGGTGCGCTGCGCGGTAGTGGAACTGTTCGCATCGGTTCAGCGGGACGGCAACAGCAGGAACAGCAGCCGCACTCGTTGAATGAAGAGGTTTCAGAGGAGTATCTACAGGCGCGTGCGGTGTTGAGTACATTCATGTCGCGTACAGGTGCACTGGAAGATCTGGAGCGCGCCCGCAAGTTGTTTGAAGACGTGACGCTGCGTGATCCCTCGTACGCCGCAGCCTGGACCGGTCTTGGCGTGACGCATCTGCAATACGCACGGCATGGGTTGGGTGGACAGATGCATCTTCTGGAGACGCGGCGTGCTCTGGATAAGGCATTGTCGTTGGATCCTGCGTCCGTTGAGGCGAACCTGTATCGCGTGTACATGCTGCTGTCGCGCGGTGAGAAGGAAAGCGCACGTCATGGCATTGCGCACTTGTTGCAGACAGCGGGCAATGACTGGAACGTGCATCGCGTGGCCGGCATGACTCTGCGAAGTGATGGTCAATATGCGGAAGCGCTGCGCGAGTTTGGCATTGCTCTGCAACAGAACCCAGCAGATGCAGCCGTGATCTATAACCATCGCGCACGCGTGCTGCAGTATCAGAATCAGTTGGAACTGGCCGACGACGAGCTGGAAAAGGGACTCGCACTGGAGCCGAAGCAGCCTCTGCTGCGGATTTCGCGCGGCTATCAGTTGATGCGATTGGGACGACTCTCCGAGGCGATTGATGCACTGGAAGAAGTGATTGCCGAAGACGCCACCATGCGCATTGTGTTCCCAACGATTGCCATGTGCTACGTACAGCTTGGCGATCGCGAAAAAGCGGCGACCTTTATCGTGGATGAGACGATGGCCGCGGCAGAAGCTGACAGCGAGATGGCGTATCGGTTGGCCACGTACTTCGCCGTGGATGGTGAAGCGGGCGAAGCGCTGCACTGGCTGCGTCGCGCCGTGTACCTGGGCAATGAAAACTATCCGTGGTTTGTTATCAACCCGGCGTGGGCCAAGCTGCAGGGCAACAGCGATTTCGAGTTAATCCTGAATGATCTGAAGAAGATATTCAAGCGCAACACGAAAACCTGGAAGCGGCTGCTGGGGCAGTTGGCGCGCTAA